One segment of Pandoraea pnomenusa DNA contains the following:
- a CDS encoding AraC family transcriptional regulator, which translates to MNDFLRKRFPNAVRPLPRDVFAQVTPYRHGERLVWHRHRHGQLVFPVRGVVRVLTSAAIWTLPPSRALWLPSDVEHELHAVGDGQMCNVYIEPRVFPWHTTEPTVILVSPLIRELAVTVGRDGDNYGPTSRAALSVPPLLGVLREADVLPERGVPVPRDMRLQAICEHLMNEPSSKLTLDFWGKQFGVSARTLARHFQAETGMTFVTWRQHLRVSEAISTLALGTSVSATADAFGYASPSAFIAMFKQVTGRSPQRYLDDA; encoded by the coding sequence ATGAACGATTTCCTGCGCAAACGATTCCCCAATGCCGTGCGCCCGTTGCCGCGCGACGTGTTCGCACAGGTCACGCCGTATCGTCACGGCGAGCGTCTGGTGTGGCATCGCCATCGTCACGGTCAGCTCGTGTTTCCGGTAAGAGGCGTCGTGCGCGTGCTGACGTCCGCGGCGATCTGGACCTTGCCCCCTTCGCGCGCCTTGTGGCTGCCCTCGGATGTCGAGCACGAACTGCATGCCGTGGGCGACGGGCAAATGTGCAACGTTTATATCGAGCCGCGAGTGTTCCCGTGGCATACGACCGAGCCGACGGTCATTCTCGTCTCGCCGCTCATCCGCGAGCTGGCTGTCACGGTCGGTCGCGACGGCGACAACTACGGCCCGACGAGCCGCGCGGCGTTGTCGGTACCGCCACTGCTGGGTGTGCTGCGCGAGGCTGACGTCTTGCCCGAGCGCGGCGTGCCGGTGCCGCGCGACATGAGGTTGCAGGCGATTTGCGAGCATTTGATGAATGAGCCGTCCAGCAAGCTGACGCTCGACTTCTGGGGAAAGCAGTTCGGCGTGAGCGCGCGCACGCTGGCGCGTCATTTTCAGGCGGAAACGGGCATGACATTCGTCACGTGGCGCCAGCATCTGCGCGTGTCGGAAGCGATATCGACATTGGCGCTGGGGACGTCGGTCTCCGCGACGGCCGATGCCTTCGGGTACGCCAGCCCGAGCGCCTTCATCGCCATGTTCAAGCAGGTGACCGGGCGCTCACCGCAGCGTTACCTCGACGACGCCTGA